TATCTTCGAGGCGACAAGAatgaggtggagtccaacggcggagGTGGCGAGGCCTCGTGCATTGTGTTttcgtggtggcgactgcgaggcgtCATGCTAGAGGTTCGATATGGTGGTTTCACTCTGTCGGgtggtgtggtgttgcagcggtaCTACAGTGAAGGGTCCCGCATGACGGTGACCTTCTCGGTGCAGTTTGCTCCTTTCGGTTCCCTATCGACGCGAAGCCATGCCTGCAGGTTTAGCGACTACATGAGCGCGAGACTGTCGGGGGTTGGGGGTGCCTTGTTGCGCTTCGAATGATGTTGTGTACTCTAATGCCAATGGCAATTTGAGTGGAGTGGTACAACCGtgttgatatcccaatccaaccggttgCATTGGGCGGTTTTAAGTTTTTCTGATAGAAACTCGCACTATCGTAAAAAAAAGCCTCCGATTATGATACATCAAGAGTTCCGATTATAATACATCAAGAGTTCCGAAGAAACAAAGACTCAAGGAGAAGGCTAACAACAACAGGGCACACATGTGATCAGCTCCCTGACGAAACATGTATTTAGAATATACTCATCCTCATTCATCAATTTATAAACAGTTTACACCTTTCGAGAGCTGTTTTCCTTTTGTTAACAACATTATCTACACTGAAGAAAAATTTCATTTGTTACAGTCACACTGAAGAATCAATTTCTAGTAGTGTTTAACAATAGATGATTCCTGCTACAGTTACAACTATAATCTAATCTAATAATGCTGAATTTTGGTCATGCTGGATTTACACACAACAAAAAGAACCAAGACAGAGGTTATGATTCCATTCTGAATTCGAGAAATTGGGAATATCCCACCGTGCATATACCTctcgagttgaaagcactcgaggTGTCTCGTTAAACAAATAAGAAAGAGAATGTGACATCTATCTGCCGACTTCAAAACCTCCATCTGTCATTATTCACCTGCTTGGAAAGCATCCTGGCTCAGGAGGAGCTAGCAGCAGCTTGTCTTTAGCTTCTGCTTCTTGCTGGCAGGCGCTGGCTCAACAATAATTCCAGACTCGAGCTCTCTCTCGATCCAATCATCTTCACTCAAACCATCTAAAGTGATTGCCTGCTTGTTTCTTGGTCCAACCACAATCCCTGATTCGAGCTCCCTCTCGATCCAGGCTTCATCACTCAATCCATCTGAGGCAGCAGGTTCTTGTTTTGTAATAATCCCAGACTCGAGCTCTCTCTCAATCCAGGCTTCTTCACTGAGGTCGTCTGAACCAACGGCTTGCTCttggatctctttcttcctcttcctcttcaacaATAAATCCTTTATTCTGGCAACATCAACCTTTTTAAGTTCTGCCCTCAAAGGATCAGCCTCCACCACAACTGGCGATGCAGATGGTGCATGGTCAATGGGTACTGAAGCAGCATCAGCCAATCTCTGATCAGTGCGCAAGATATCTGCATTGAGACTGTCAGTACAACGATTAGAGCTTCCAATCGATGGGTCCACACACCGAGTGCTTTCTTTGTCAGCCTTGGCACCCAGTGCTGTCACCACAGGTAATGGGTTTGCACTATCACCATGCCAATTTCCTGATGCCTGGTTCAAGTTTTTGCCATTGACTGTGCAGTGGCTTACATCCTGCTTCATACATTCAGCACTGCCGTCAGTGGCTGCAACTGCATATAATGATGTCTGATTACTACATGACATCATCTCATCATCATGTTTGGTTATTGAGGCCTGATCCAAGCTCTCTTCATCATGTGCTTTACTAGAAACATTTATATAAGCACTTCCATTCAACAAACTGCTGTCAGGGCCTGAGACACTACCATCACCTGTATGGCTGCTTATCAAGTATTGACAGGTATCCACCTGCATGTGGTCACTGGGCTCACCAATATCAGGACTTGAGCTGCTTATTAACAAGCTTGATTGATTCAACACAGAGTCCGGGCTGTTAGATATGTGCAGTTTAGCTTCACATGGAACTTCCTTCTGCTTAACTGGACTGGGACGAGCAGGCATCAGTTTTTTCACAGCAGCATGCTCCATCATTTGCTGAATGACAGCTGCAGAAATGCAATATTTTCTGTTCAAGTTCCAAAAGGCACAGAGTGCAATGATGCTATGATCCACTTAGTAGTCCACATACCTTCCAGAGGCTTCGGTGCAACATCAAATTGGTGCCACCAGACACGCGCTCCATGCAACGGAAGCTTAATATTGTGAAGCTTTGCAGCCAGGTAAAGTGAACCAGCAGCAATATACTGTGGTTTATACTGTAGGCACAGTGTTGTTTTAAGCCTGAACATAAGTAGCAGAATATTAGCTGAATTGCAAAGGAATCTTAGAAACATTGGTACAAGGAATTGCAAAGGAATCTTAGAAATATGTATTAAAGACTGAAATAGTATATCACATACCAATCATTCACAAAGTTCCATGCTACTTGTTTCACTTCCTTCTGATTGATGCCTAGATTTGTCATAGCATCAAAAAGTGGTCTATAAGGATGCTGAATGTTGAAATCAAATCGAATAGTTGTAAGAACCAATCTCTCTCCGATCAAAATTAGTGCTTTCTGCTTCTCAAAAACATCCTGTACAAATAGATGATGATCAAACACTGAATGGGCAATGGTATAGAAGTTCCAAGCAATGATTTAGTGGCACCTTCTGGCGGATCCTTTGAGCTGCAGCAGTGTCCCGCCTATACATTGTTTCATAGGCTACTCTAACTACATGGTCCAAGGGGCAAGGAGTATCTTCAGTTTTCGATGCCAGAAATACACACACAGCTGCAACTGTCTGAAACAGGACACAAGGTACTGTTAAAACCAACACatgaaaataaaaagataagttccagaagaaatcaagagatgTCAATAAGGAAACCATAGATAGATCATGTACTCCAAACAGAGTAAACATTATGGACAATAGCATCAAACATGAAATGCTACTAGTGTTGCAAATAACTAAGGGCTGCAGAATAACGGAGAGATAATCTTGGATAACTGATCATgtaaatatgaaacaaacaaTTCCAACAAAactaagaaagaaaaggaatgcAGTAAGGTGAGCCGTTTCTATAGAACTTACTGGAGAATTCGTTATTTTCACAAGATGATCCGTCAAACTTTTTAAGTTGTAACAGTAAGTTGCAACCCAGTTGGCTGGTCGGGGTTAAGTAACTTCAATAGGAAAATTCTGAATGCACTTGCCCAGTTATGACAAAGAACAAGCACAATATTATCGTATTTGTGATCTGCCAAACTTCCCAAGTAAACTGAAAACAACTCTTAACTACCTCAAAACTTTTTAGTGTTAGAGAAGGGGATTAGCACTTCAATCAAAGATCTAAAACATATTTCTGAAAAATCGTAACTCAGTAGATTCTTTGAAAATGACCAAATCAATGTGTGAACTTGAAGTAAGAGTAGCATCCCGATGAATTAGCAATTAGCAAGTAATCAAAAAATTGAATGCTAATGGCATTACACAGTCAAATACTTTAAATGATCTGAAGGATATTTTGCAACGTTAAGTTGGAAACTGAGAACAGATTGGTGATCATTCCAATAAATGCTTGGCAAAGAAACTCTGCACTCTTCTT
This portion of the Setaria viridis chromosome 7, Setaria_viridis_v4.0, whole genome shotgun sequence genome encodes:
- the LOC117863697 gene encoding cyclin-T1-2 isoform X2, producing the protein MYRRDTAAAQRIRQKDVFEKQKALILIGERLVLTTIRFDFNIQHPYRPLFDAMTNLGINQKEVKQVAWNFVNDWLKTTLCLQYKPQYIAAGSLYLAAKLHNIKLPLHGARVWWHQFDVAPKPLEAVIQQMMEHAAVKKLMPARPSPVKQKEVPCEAKLHISNSPDSVLNQSSLLISSSSPDIGEPSDHMQVDTCQYLISSHTGDGSVSGPDSSLLNGSAYINVSSKAHDEESLDQASITKHDDEMMSCSNQTSLYAVAATDGSAECMKQDVSHCTVNGKNLNQASGNWHGDSANPLPVVTALGAKADKESTRCVDPSIGSSNRCTDSLNADILRTDQRLADAASVPIDHAPSASPVVVEADPLRAELKKVDVARIKDLLLKRKRKKEIQEQAVGSDDLSEEAWIERELESGIITKQEPAASDGLSDEAWIERELESGIVVGPRNKQAITLDGLSEDDWIERELESGIIVEPAPASKKQKLKTSCC
- the LOC117863697 gene encoding cyclin-T1-2 isoform X1, whose protein sequence is MLMDGEPKILEKLSHERMYSWYFTREELEKFSPSRKDGITESKESELRNLYCSFIRDVGIRLKLPQMTLATAIMFCHRFYLHQSLAKNGWQTVAAVCVFLASKTEDTPCPLDHVVRVAYETMYRRDTAAAQRIRQKDVFEKQKALILIGERLVLTTIRFDFNIQHPYRPLFDAMTNLGINQKEVKQVAWNFVNDWLKTTLCLQYKPQYIAAGSLYLAAKLHNIKLPLHGARVWWHQFDVAPKPLEAVIQQMMEHAAVKKLMPARPSPVKQKEVPCEAKLHISNSPDSVLNQSSLLISSSSPDIGEPSDHMQVDTCQYLISSHTGDGSVSGPDSSLLNGSAYINVSSKAHDEESLDQASITKHDDEMMSCSNQTSLYAVAATDGSAECMKQDVSHCTVNGKNLNQASGNWHGDSANPLPVVTALGAKADKESTRCVDPSIGSSNRCTDSLNADILRTDQRLADAASVPIDHAPSASPVVVEADPLRAELKKVDVARIKDLLLKRKRKKEIQEQAVGSDDLSEEAWIERELESGIITKQEPAASDGLSDEAWIERELESGIVVGPRNKQAITLDGLSEDDWIERELESGIIVEPAPASKKQKLKTSCC